One stretch of Nitrospirota bacterium DNA includes these proteins:
- a CDS encoding phasin family protein, with translation MAAKTHPAKAHAEKQTHSVSHTRQSGADFLFAPVGAYLTLRDRGTEIFSGLVDKGRKAEPRIRREVAKVRERVEGLDLKVPEWVRIRLESTSQRARKTWEDLNLPETLKNLEVRDRVEKLRTRIQGLVR, from the coding sequence ATGGCAGCCAAGACGCATCCAGCGAAAGCACATGCGGAGAAACAGACTCATTCGGTTTCGCACACCCGGCAGTCGGGAGCTGATTTCCTGTTCGCGCCCGTCGGGGCCTATCTCACCCTTCGGGATCGCGGGACGGAAATTTTCTCCGGGTTGGTCGACAAGGGGAGGAAGGCTGAGCCGCGCATTCGGAGAGAGGTCGCGAAAGTGCGAGAGCGCGTCGAAGGGTTGGACTTGAAAGTTCCAGAGTGGGTCCGGATCCGCTTGGAGAGCACCTCGCAACGTGCCCGGAAGACCTGGGAGGATCTCAATCTCCCCGAGACGCTGAAGAACCTTGAAGTCCGCGACCGCGTCGAGAAGCTTCGAACGCGGATCCAGGGGCTTGTACGATAG
- a CDS encoding DUF5615 family PIN-like protein, giving the protein MRFLADENVPAKLLAFLRSLGHDLRPVLKGTADPALAAQAQAESRVLLTYDTDFSNVDRYPASSHAGIILIRMNPVHIEKAKAVLEDLLTSIPESGLTGRRYLVFEETFMEVKENDAIPFGP; this is encoded by the coding sequence ATGCGATTCCTGGCCGATGAAAACGTCCCGGCGAAACTACTCGCATTCCTTCGTTCGCTTGGCCATGATCTCCGGCCCGTCCTGAAGGGGACGGCCGACCCCGCGCTCGCGGCCCAAGCCCAAGCGGAATCCCGCGTCCTTCTCACATACGACACGGATTTTTCCAATGTGGATCGGTATCCGGCCTCAAGCCACGCGGGGATCATTCTGATCCGCATGAACCCGGTCCACATCGAGAAGGCCAAGGCAGTCCTTGAGGATCTCCTCACGAGCATCCCGGAGTCCGGGTTGACGGGCCGGCGATACCTGGTGTTTGAAGAAACCTTTATGGAGGTGAAAGAGAACGACGCGATCCCTTTCGGCCCATGA
- a CDS encoding M67 family metallopeptidase has protein sequence MTKRILRIPQSIICEMWKHGLEEYPNECCGLLAGRGNEVERFYRVENKLKSPTRFLMEPRDQLRAFKEMDKAGIELQVIYHSHTRSPAYPSGTDLELAVFPEVNYLLMSFQWVLPQQRDPFPDTQVYWITNGSITPARADIV, from the coding sequence ATGACCAAACGGATTCTTCGAATTCCGCAGTCAATCATTTGCGAGATGTGGAAGCACGGCCTCGAAGAGTACCCGAACGAGTGCTGTGGCCTGCTCGCGGGACGGGGAAACGAAGTGGAGCGATTCTATCGCGTAGAGAACAAATTGAAGAGCCCCACGCGTTTCCTGATGGAACCTCGGGACCAACTAAGGGCGTTCAAGGAGATGGACAAGGCCGGGATCGAACTGCAGGTCATCTATCACAGCCACACACGCTCTCCGGCGTACCCATCGGGGACGGATCTGGAGTTGGCCGTCTTCCCGGAAGTGAACTATCTGCTGATGTCTTTCCAGTGGGTTCTTCCGCAGCAGAGGGATCCCTTCCCTGATACTCAAGTCTACTGGATCACAAACGGGAGCATCACCCCGGCCCGGGCCGATATCGTCTGA
- a CDS encoding type II toxin-antitoxin system PemK/MazF family toxin, with protein sequence MVVERGEIWWADLPSPVGSGPGYPRPVIIVQSDAFNRSRIQTVLAMALTSNLALVDAPGNVLIPAGASGLPRDSIANVSQVLTIDRELLAERAGRLRGSLLDSVDTGLRLVLDL encoded by the coding sequence GTGGTAGTCGAACGTGGCGAAATCTGGTGGGCTGACCTTCCCAGTCCGGTCGGTTCCGGCCCGGGCTATCCACGCCCCGTGATTATCGTTCAGAGCGACGCCTTCAACCGAAGCCGAATTCAGACCGTCCTCGCAATGGCACTGACCTCGAACCTGGCGCTGGTGGATGCGCCCGGAAATGTGCTCATTCCCGCCGGAGCATCCGGTCTTCCAAGAGATTCCATCGCAAACGTCTCGCAGGTGCTTACCATCGACCGAGAATTGCTTGCCGAACGCGCTGGGCGCCTCCGGGGGAGTCTCCTTGATTCCGTTGACACCGGTCTTCGCCTCGTGCTTGACCTGTAG
- a CDS encoding LPP20 family lipoprotein: MSIRGLIAGIVSVSLVAGQAWAKPEWVEKNTSKKHPPEKFFIGVGSSPDESSAKDKARAEIAKILKSKVEQVQQDKETYASQTTGKKTSTQQTFEASSATKVKVEETLEGVEIVETYKDDNIVWALASLDREKTAADLRKKATDLDLQGDELLKAANTENKLQKAKGLYSAWEKFAKADGYSSQLAVVSPTGTGVVYRAGETRIKRDKALADVKFRVDVKGEGLADVIKTINQALTGIGFSGVSAGQKEDLLVQGELEVNEFDRGTPTKFAKWGLRIEIMDNATGEAVGTLSKVGDEGSNTFDLARQRAIVKIRGLVQSEFDSLLKTSILGAAQEIK, from the coding sequence ATGAGCATACGTGGTCTGATCGCGGGTATCGTCTCCGTTTCCCTGGTGGCCGGGCAGGCTTGGGCCAAGCCGGAATGGGTGGAGAAAAATACGTCCAAGAAACACCCACCTGAGAAGTTCTTCATCGGAGTCGGCAGCTCGCCCGATGAGAGCAGTGCGAAAGACAAAGCGCGGGCGGAAATCGCCAAGATTCTCAAATCGAAGGTCGAGCAGGTGCAGCAGGACAAGGAAACCTATGCTTCGCAAACGACAGGCAAGAAGACCTCTACGCAGCAGACCTTTGAGGCGTCGAGCGCCACGAAGGTGAAAGTGGAAGAGACGCTGGAGGGTGTCGAAATTGTGGAGACCTACAAGGACGACAACATCGTGTGGGCGCTTGCCTCCCTCGATCGTGAGAAGACAGCCGCGGACCTGCGCAAGAAGGCGACCGACCTGGATCTTCAAGGCGATGAACTTCTCAAGGCGGCAAACACCGAGAACAAGTTGCAAAAGGCCAAGGGGCTCTACAGCGCGTGGGAGAAGTTCGCGAAGGCCGACGGCTACAGCAGCCAGCTCGCTGTGGTGAGTCCGACGGGGACGGGCGTGGTCTACCGCGCCGGCGAGACGCGGATCAAACGCGACAAGGCGTTGGCCGACGTGAAGTTCCGAGTGGACGTGAAAGGCGAGGGCCTCGCCGATGTGATCAAGACGATCAATCAGGCTCTGACCGGAATCGGATTCAGCGGTGTTTCGGCAGGGCAAAAAGAGGACCTGCTGGTGCAGGGCGAACTGGAAGTCAACGAGTTCGACCGCGGCACGCCAACCAAGTTTGCCAAGTGGGGCCTGCGGATCGAGATTATGGACAATGCGACTGGCGAAGCAGTCGGCACGCTCTCCAAAGTGGGCGACGAGGGTTCCAACACGTTCGATCTGGCCCGTCAGCGCGCCATCGTGAAAATCCGGGGCCTCGTGCAGTCCGAATTCGACTCGCTTCTCAAGACCTCCATCCTCGGCGCCGCCCAGGAAATCAAGTAG
- a CDS encoding LPP20 family lipoprotein encodes MKNWKFAAGALALLLMAVPACGGKNTLSGDSGAPAWVNKGSGAFKDAGKKVFYGVGVVQGIKNPGMQKSTAENRARAEISKQMETYSASLMKDYMAATSAAGKSSEEQHVEQAIKTVSATTLSGVMIVDYWRTGEDGDTLYALAKLDFESFQNALGNANELSAQAKEAIKANADKSFDSLSKEEKK; translated from the coding sequence ATGAAGAATTGGAAATTTGCAGCAGGCGCTTTGGCGCTACTCCTGATGGCCGTTCCGGCCTGTGGAGGAAAAAATACCCTTTCCGGCGACAGCGGTGCACCGGCTTGGGTGAATAAAGGCAGCGGTGCCTTCAAGGACGCCGGCAAGAAAGTTTTCTATGGTGTCGGCGTGGTGCAGGGGATCAAGAATCCCGGCATGCAGAAGAGCACCGCCGAGAACCGGGCGCGCGCGGAAATCTCCAAGCAGATGGAGACCTATTCCGCGTCCCTCATGAAGGACTACATGGCGGCCACGTCGGCAGCCGGGAAGTCCTCCGAAGAGCAGCACGTTGAGCAGGCGATCAAGACCGTCTCCGCCACCACGCTGAGCGGCGTCATGATCGTCGACTACTGGCGCACGGGCGAGGATGGCGACACCCTGTATGCCCTGGCGAAGCTCGATTTCGAATCGTTCCAGAATGCCCTCGGGAATGCGAACGAGCTGAGCGCGCAGGCCAAGGAAGCCATCAAGGCGAACGCCGACAAGTCGTTCGACAGCCTGTCCAAAGAAGAAAAAAAGTAA
- a CDS encoding SUMF1/EgtB/PvdO family nonheme iron enzyme, giving the protein MTGHGTNLVIAYILVCIMVGCGGASGNKGTVQPDVVVTGKPSEVLDTAAPTFGGLTRATAVSTFQIDLGWSPATDNLSTSSAIIYRICRSTTAGACQTSFAATYTTNAGVTSYGATGLSAGATYYFVSRAVDEAGNQDTNTVQTSAATQVAPLASCNGQAFECCATEAYDCMIAIPAGTFVQGSKTGEGYASENPRRLVTLSNYYSDKYEVTNANYKACVTAGDCTAPSSANSYTRTPYYGNATYDNYPVIYVNWQQSVDYCTWKGRRLPTEAEWEKAARGPADGSLVGVSSGQCASADAAGTGNDANCNIRPFPWGGTITTSVPYATGADCTKLNYEKYYESGGVLSSCVGDTSLAGNYASGASPYGVLDMAGNVWEWVNDWYEATYYSSAPSTDPPSPTSGTYRVIRGGSWIYRSNGARSVNRYSFNDPPAPSGSLGFRCARTP; this is encoded by the coding sequence ATGACGGGGCATGGGACAAACCTAGTGATCGCGTACATTCTTGTTTGCATCATGGTCGGCTGCGGCGGAGCGAGCGGAAACAAGGGAACAGTGCAGCCTGACGTCGTGGTCACGGGCAAGCCTTCGGAGGTTCTGGATACAGCCGCACCGACGTTTGGCGGGCTCACGAGGGCAACGGCCGTCTCGACCTTCCAGATTGATCTCGGCTGGTCACCAGCCACGGACAACCTCTCAACGTCGTCCGCGATCATCTACCGCATCTGCCGGTCGACCACGGCGGGTGCCTGCCAGACGAGCTTCGCGGCCACCTACACGACCAACGCGGGCGTCACGTCCTATGGTGCGACCGGACTCAGCGCGGGTGCCACCTACTACTTCGTTTCCCGGGCCGTGGACGAGGCGGGCAACCAGGATACGAACACCGTGCAAACGAGCGCCGCGACGCAGGTGGCCCCGCTTGCCTCGTGCAACGGTCAAGCCTTCGAGTGTTGCGCAACGGAGGCCTACGACTGCATGATCGCCATCCCGGCGGGCACGTTCGTGCAGGGATCGAAAACCGGCGAGGGATACGCGTCAGAAAATCCCCGGCGGCTCGTCACGCTCTCGAATTACTACAGCGACAAGTACGAGGTGACGAACGCGAACTATAAGGCGTGCGTGACGGCAGGCGACTGCACGGCCCCATCAAGTGCCAATTCGTACACCCGCACCCCGTATTACGGCAACGCGACGTACGACAACTACCCCGTGATCTACGTCAACTGGCAGCAGAGCGTGGACTACTGCACGTGGAAGGGGCGGCGGCTCCCCACGGAGGCCGAGTGGGAGAAGGCCGCGCGGGGACCGGCGGATGGCAGCTTGGTGGGGGTTTCGAGCGGCCAATGTGCCTCCGCGGACGCGGCGGGCACGGGAAACGATGCGAACTGCAACATCCGGCCCTTCCCCTGGGGCGGGACGATCACGACGAGCGTGCCCTACGCAACGGGCGCGGACTGCACGAAGCTCAATTACGAGAAATACTACGAGAGCGGGGGCGTCTTATCATCGTGTGTCGGCGATACGAGTTTGGCTGGCAATTACGCCAGCGGTGCCTCGCCGTACGGCGTTCTCGACATGGCCGGGAACGTGTGGGAGTGGGTGAACGACTGGTACGAGGCGACGTACTATAGCTCGGCGCCTTCGACCGACCCGCCGAGCCCGACGAGCGGAACATATCGGGTGATTCGCGGTGGCTCGTGGATCTACCGCTCGAACGGCGCGCGCTCCGTGAACCGTTACAGCTTTAACGATCCGCCGGCCCCGAGCGGCAGCCTCGGATTTCGCTGTGCCAGGACGCCGTGA
- the lpoB gene encoding penicillin-binding protein activator LpoB — MNRKMFPVSALILGLFLASCGGKAVQRTDESAAIDLSGDWNDTDSRLVAEEMIRDSLARPWLEEFTNAKKARPRVIIGAVLNRSSEHINTQTFTKDLEKELLNSGKVKFVASKEQREEVREEKADQQAHASVDTAKSIGQEKAADYMVKGQINTIMDAAGGKQLKFYQVELEMIDIESSEKVWIGQKKIKKLVERKGHKL, encoded by the coding sequence ATGAACCGAAAAATGTTTCCTGTTTCCGCCCTGATCCTGGGCCTGTTCCTGGCCTCATGCGGTGGAAAAGCCGTCCAGCGAACCGATGAAAGCGCAGCCATCGACTTGTCAGGCGATTGGAACGACACCGATTCCCGCCTCGTGGCCGAAGAGATGATTCGCGACAGTCTGGCGCGCCCGTGGTTGGAAGAATTCACGAACGCGAAAAAGGCACGCCCCAGAGTCATCATTGGCGCCGTGCTCAACCGCAGTTCGGAGCACATCAATACCCAAACCTTCACCAAGGACCTTGAGAAAGAGCTCCTCAACTCCGGCAAGGTGAAGTTCGTGGCCTCCAAGGAACAGCGCGAGGAAGTCCGCGAGGAGAAGGCGGATCAGCAGGCGCACGCCAGCGTGGACACCGCGAAATCCATCGGTCAGGAAAAAGCCGCGGACTACATGGTCAAAGGCCAGATCAATACGATCATGGACGCGGCCGGCGGCAAGCAGCTCAAGTTCTACCAAGTGGAGCTTGAGATGATCGACATCGAGAGCAGCGAGAAGGTCTGGATCGGACAGAAGAAAATAAAGAAGCTCGTCGAACGTAAGGGTCACAAGCTCTAG
- a CDS encoding TonB C-terminal domain-containing protein, whose protein sequence is MKRRNMALTLRRSFVVSLGLHGAFAMVVAVASWAGAWFHPEVRVYRVSLVSGSVPRAAAPAPSPPSTPANASAPSSVKPKKADASLAAPPGPKYVVKKKKNVIAEKKTDGAAPLEGHLQEALERIRSGLHEDPHPSGKGGSVYESTIQRLSDLRFSAYYGVLWDSIKQNWSVPGQLPDCSELTADIGVEIAPDGAVATQWLERPSKNMTFNYAALKAVMKSNPFPAPPRSFGQGKLAIGFRFICS, encoded by the coding sequence ATGAAACGACGGAACATGGCATTGACCCTTCGACGCTCTTTCGTTGTTTCTCTCGGATTGCACGGCGCGTTTGCGATGGTCGTGGCTGTGGCCAGCTGGGCGGGGGCATGGTTCCATCCGGAGGTGCGGGTTTATCGAGTCTCGCTGGTATCGGGATCCGTGCCTCGCGCGGCGGCGCCGGCGCCTTCACCGCCCTCGACTCCGGCTAACGCTTCTGCCCCATCCTCGGTGAAGCCGAAGAAGGCTGACGCATCTCTGGCCGCGCCGCCGGGACCCAAGTATGTTGTGAAGAAGAAAAAGAATGTCATCGCGGAGAAGAAGACCGACGGAGCAGCCCCACTTGAAGGGCACCTGCAGGAAGCGCTGGAGCGAATCCGGTCCGGCCTCCATGAAGACCCCCACCCTTCCGGGAAGGGCGGCTCCGTCTACGAATCGACGATTCAACGACTTTCCGACCTTCGGTTTAGCGCCTATTACGGGGTGCTGTGGGACTCGATCAAGCAGAATTGGTCCGTGCCGGGTCAGCTTCCCGATTGCTCGGAACTGACGGCGGACATCGGGGTGGAGATTGCCCCGGACGGCGCCGTGGCTACCCAGTGGCTGGAACGGCCTTCCAAGAACATGACCTTCAATTACGCCGCCCTCAAAGCTGTGATGAAATCGAACCCCTTCCCGGCCCCACCCCGCTCTTTCGGTCAGGGCAAACTCGCCATCGGCTTCCGGTTTATCTGCTCGTAG
- a CDS encoding glycerol-3-phosphate dehydrogenase/oxidase, whose protein sequence is MLRAENVERLRRQHFDLIVVGGGINGCAIARDAVLRGLKTALVEKGDFASGTSSRTSKMIHGGFRYMEQGHFGLVHEAVSERDRLRRRLAPGLVRPLPFLFPMYRDSRAKPWMMRMGMAIYDALAAFRNVDRHKMLPTGEALEWAPGLRTEGLLASGLFYDCSMDDARLTLTVLRSASEFGLVAANYLRVVRFTEDRSRVTGVVVQDGPEGQEFSVRGRMVVNAAGPWVDDVQRLVHEPEHLLRKTKGIHLIVPKETFPLRCAVGMAHPGDRRLMFAVPWESAILVGTTDTDYQAAAEDAYATPKEVDYLLEAIHHYFPGVLFGKDGVMTTYSGVRPLAASEDPRLKPSQVSREEVIRVGSNGVLSVAGGKFTTHRRISEKVLDMICRRTDLMPPVWARKRSRTTDVPLFPPDELLRASTTERLDHLLHRYGTRAGTIIRTILENPDSGRPLVSGLPYTWAEIDHAIREEMAETLIDVLYRRLPLALVNPAASGALAPAVAARMAELKGWTKGEIQKQVGDFTQEIDRNRACLRES, encoded by the coding sequence ATGCTCAGAGCGGAAAACGTCGAGCGGCTCCGGCGGCAACACTTCGATCTCATTGTTGTTGGGGGAGGCATCAACGGATGCGCGATTGCACGCGATGCGGTGCTCCGCGGCCTGAAAACGGCGCTCGTGGAGAAGGGAGACTTTGCATCGGGGACCTCCAGCCGGACCTCAAAGATGATCCACGGCGGCTTCCGATATATGGAGCAGGGCCATTTCGGTCTCGTTCATGAGGCGGTGAGCGAGCGGGACCGGTTACGCAGGCGGCTCGCCCCCGGACTCGTGCGCCCGCTGCCATTCCTGTTCCCCATGTACCGCGACAGTCGAGCCAAGCCCTGGATGATGCGCATGGGAATGGCCATCTATGACGCGCTGGCCGCTTTTCGGAATGTGGACCGGCACAAGATGCTCCCGACCGGCGAGGCCCTCGAGTGGGCACCGGGCCTCCGCACCGAGGGATTGCTCGCGAGCGGGCTGTTCTACGATTGTTCGATGGACGATGCCCGGCTGACCCTCACCGTGCTCCGGAGCGCCTCAGAGTTCGGCCTCGTCGCCGCCAACTACCTCCGGGTGGTTCGCTTCACGGAGGATCGTAGCCGGGTCACAGGAGTCGTCGTGCAGGACGGGCCCGAGGGGCAGGAGTTCTCCGTGCGCGGACGAATGGTCGTCAATGCCGCCGGACCGTGGGTTGACGACGTGCAACGACTGGTGCATGAACCGGAACACCTCCTTCGAAAAACAAAAGGGATCCACTTGATCGTGCCGAAAGAGACGTTTCCGCTTCGATGCGCTGTGGGAATGGCCCACCCTGGGGACAGACGCCTGATGTTCGCGGTCCCGTGGGAGTCGGCCATTCTCGTGGGCACGACCGACACCGATTACCAGGCGGCAGCGGAAGACGCGTATGCCACCCCGAAGGAGGTCGACTACCTCCTGGAGGCCATTCACCACTACTTCCCGGGCGTCCTCTTTGGCAAGGACGGCGTCATGACCACCTACTCCGGGGTGCGGCCGCTGGCCGCTTCGGAGGATCCGCGGCTCAAGCCCTCGCAGGTATCGCGTGAGGAGGTGATTCGGGTCGGCTCGAACGGCGTCCTTTCCGTGGCCGGTGGGAAATTTACGACGCATCGACGCATCTCCGAAAAGGTACTCGATATGATTTGCAGGCGGACCGACCTCATGCCCCCTGTGTGGGCGAGGAAACGATCCCGTACGACCGATGTTCCCCTCTTCCCTCCGGATGAACTTCTCCGCGCGTCGACCACAGAGCGGCTCGACCACCTCCTCCACCGGTACGGAACACGGGCAGGCACCATCATCCGAACCATTCTGGAAAACCCCGATTCAGGACGCCCCCTGGTCTCCGGGCTGCCTTACACCTGGGCCGAGATCGACCATGCGATCCGCGAGGAGATGGCCGAGACGCTGATCGACGTTCTCTACCGACGGCTACCGCTCGCTCTCGTCAATCCCGCTGCCAGCGGGGCCTTGGCGCCGGCCGTGGCCGCGCGAATGGCCGAACTGAAGGGCTGGACGAAAGGCGAGATCCAGAAGCAGGTTGGGGACTTCACTCAGGAAATCGACCGAAACCGGGCCTGCCTCCGGGAATCATGA
- a CDS encoding DUF433 domain-containing protein, which yields MDVSGYIGIDANICHGKPCFKGTRIMVYLVLEMLQDGASPTDIHEAYPSLTPDHVKAALEFAARAVETGRYDAALMTPQRHAIPGR from the coding sequence ATGGACGTCAGCGGGTACATTGGCATCGATGCCAACATCTGCCACGGAAAGCCGTGTTTCAAAGGGACGCGGATCATGGTTTACCTCGTGCTCGAAATGCTCCAAGACGGTGCGAGTCCGACCGACATTCACGAAGCCTACCCCAGCCTCACCCCGGATCATGTCAAAGCCGCTTTGGAGTTCGCGGCCCGAGCGGTGGAAACCGGGCGGTATGACGCCGCCCTCATGACCCCTCAACGCCATGCGATTCCTGGCCGATGA
- a CDS encoding phasin family protein, which yields MPETKQKVPQALKELWFVTLGALSLSAEEVRKTVEQFVRRGSLSRTDARKIISQVSSRVEKNRKVLEKKIQESVSRATRQLKVPTSSELQGIFKKVTGLAKQVSSSSKGDSKSTPAAPRGRSAARRSRRRAR from the coding sequence ATGCCGGAAACGAAGCAGAAGGTTCCTCAGGCCTTGAAAGAACTTTGGTTTGTGACCTTGGGGGCTCTCTCTCTCTCGGCCGAGGAGGTTCGAAAGACGGTCGAGCAGTTCGTGCGGCGGGGCTCTCTTTCCAGAACCGACGCCCGCAAGATCATATCGCAGGTGAGCTCACGAGTAGAGAAGAACCGGAAGGTCCTCGAGAAAAAGATTCAAGAAAGCGTCAGCCGGGCCACCCGCCAACTCAAGGTGCCCACTTCGTCGGAATTGCAGGGGATTTTCAAGAAAGTGACGGGTTTGGCGAAACAAGTCTCCAGCTCCTCGAAGGGTGACTCCAAGTCCACACCGGCCGCACCACGCGGTCGTTCCGCGGCACGCCGATCCCGTCGGCGCGCGCGTTGA
- a CDS encoding (2Fe-2S)-binding protein has product MSDKKVHFKIDGRDVEADPTETILPVALRHGVEIPHYCFHPGLSIVAQCRLCLVAVEGMPKLQAACSTPIREGMNVMAHSSDPAKQARNEMLELLLTNHPLDCPVCDKGGECELQEFTMRHGPAKSRYDEPKRVQGDLDLGREILNRNRCVVCTRCIRVCKEVAGEDELTLSHRGSHTYVSPYPDRVVENLLSGNMADVCPVGAITTKDFRFRSRVWDLHPVDSVCGLCSRGCNTTVWQKEDTLFRITPRFNAKINSYWMCDVGRFEYRFQSDPKRLRELKSNGTAGTWDAYVRKAAGLLSQAVKDKRSIGVVVTTSLSQEEGLLVKELIDRFLPGARLALVSPKGEEIRYKAFWISGDRGPNRHGLESLFGKKVGEGLAEARSAQVLYVIQAGPEDPFELAGLPGGDLERAEAVIAQDILDRPAHKSASVVLPQATFFESSGTWVNGDGITQTFQKVVDPHGAARPGWWILSQLLRGLGFEKNFQKLDDVRTLSPDLSSQGVQPVGRQPWESRYTYDHWGIRGE; this is encoded by the coding sequence ATGAGCGACAAGAAAGTTCACTTCAAGATTGACGGTCGCGACGTCGAGGCCGATCCCACCGAGACCATCCTTCCGGTGGCGCTCCGGCATGGAGTCGAAATTCCCCACTATTGTTTTCATCCGGGCCTCTCGATCGTGGCCCAGTGCAGGCTCTGCCTTGTGGCCGTGGAGGGCATGCCCAAACTCCAGGCGGCGTGCTCCACGCCGATCCGCGAGGGGATGAACGTGATGGCGCATTCCAGTGATCCCGCCAAGCAGGCCCGGAACGAAATGCTGGAACTGCTCCTGACCAATCATCCGCTGGATTGCCCGGTGTGCGACAAGGGCGGCGAATGCGAGCTTCAGGAATTTACAATGCGCCATGGTCCCGCGAAGAGCCGGTACGACGAGCCGAAGCGGGTTCAAGGCGATTTGGATCTGGGGAGGGAAATCCTCAACCGGAATCGATGCGTGGTCTGTACGCGCTGCATCCGGGTATGCAAGGAGGTTGCGGGAGAGGACGAGTTGACCCTCTCCCATCGCGGCTCGCACACGTACGTCTCGCCGTATCCCGATCGCGTCGTCGAAAACCTTCTTTCGGGCAATATGGCGGATGTATGCCCAGTGGGAGCGATTACGACAAAAGATTTCCGATTTCGATCCCGCGTCTGGGATCTGCACCCCGTGGATTCCGTCTGCGGCCTGTGCAGCCGGGGGTGCAACACGACCGTGTGGCAGAAAGAGGACACCCTTTTCCGCATCACCCCCCGTTTCAATGCCAAAATCAATTCCTATTGGATGTGCGACGTGGGCCGTTTCGAGTACCGTTTTCAATCCGATCCCAAACGGCTGCGCGAGCTGAAATCCAATGGGACCGCCGGCACGTGGGATGCTTACGTCCGCAAGGCCGCCGGACTTCTCTCCCAAGCCGTGAAGGATAAGCGGTCGATCGGAGTTGTGGTCACCACTTCTCTTAGCCAGGAAGAGGGACTTCTTGTGAAGGAGTTGATCGATCGTTTCCTCCCGGGAGCACGGTTGGCCTTGGTGTCGCCGAAGGGAGAGGAAATTCGATACAAGGCCTTTTGGATTTCCGGGGATCGGGGACCCAATCGTCACGGACTGGAAAGTCTGTTTGGAAAGAAAGTGGGCGAAGGATTGGCGGAGGCTCGATCTGCCCAAGTCCTGTACGTGATTCAGGCGGGCCCCGAGGATCCATTCGAATTGGCAGGTCTTCCTGGGGGAGATCTGGAGAGGGCCGAGGCGGTCATCGCGCAGGATATTCTCGACCGGCCTGCTCACAAGTCGGCATCCGTCGTCCTCCCACAGGCCACGTTCTTCGAATCCAGCGGCACCTGGGTCAATGGGGATGGCATCACGCAGACTTTTCAGAAGGTTGTTGATCCTCACGGCGCAGCCCGGCCCGGATGGTGGATCCTGAGTCAACTTCTTCGCGGTCTCGGATTCGAGAAGAACTTTCAGAAACTGGACGACGTGCGGACGCTGTCGCCAGACCTTTCTTCGCAAGGAGTTCAGCCGGTGGGCCGCCAACCGTGGGAGAGCCGCTATACCTACGATCATTGGGGCATTCGCGGAGAATAA